A genomic stretch from Halorhodospira halophila SL1 includes:
- a CDS encoding M14 family metallopeptidase: MLKTYQGLPKGLLGAAAPELEDRLGGPSLIEVPGRREPPLFVTVLLHGNETTGWEAVQRVLTEFQGRTPPRSLLLFIGNVRAARHGVRRLPEQPDYNRVWPGTSLPDSPEQHLAAEVVARVRSRGCFASIDVHNNTGMNPHYGCVNRLEGPYLQLAALFSRTVVYFTRPQGVQSLALARLAPAITVECGQPGSPGAAEHAAELISSALHLSRLPEGVPGGISVYHTVAAVRIPEQCSFGFGDVPGVDLQLMDDLERCNFRDLPEGTVFARAAPESRAFFTVEDNDGREAAAEFFQRDGDTIRLRRPAMPAMLACNTAAIRQDVLCYLMEPVHLTGRAGG; this comes from the coding sequence ATGCTCAAGACCTACCAGGGACTGCCGAAGGGCCTGCTCGGCGCGGCGGCCCCGGAACTGGAGGACCGGCTCGGTGGGCCGAGTCTCATCGAGGTGCCCGGGCGCCGCGAGCCACCGCTGTTTGTGACCGTCTTGCTCCACGGCAACGAGACGACCGGCTGGGAGGCGGTGCAGCGGGTGCTGACCGAGTTCCAGGGACGGACGCCGCCGCGGTCCCTGCTGCTGTTCATCGGCAACGTGCGCGCGGCTCGGCACGGGGTGCGGCGATTGCCAGAGCAGCCTGATTATAATCGGGTCTGGCCGGGGACCAGTCTCCCCGACAGCCCGGAGCAGCACCTGGCCGCCGAGGTGGTGGCGCGGGTGCGCTCGCGGGGCTGTTTCGCCAGCATCGACGTCCACAACAATACGGGCATGAACCCGCACTACGGTTGCGTCAATCGCCTGGAGGGGCCTTACCTGCAGCTAGCGGCACTGTTCTCGCGCACCGTAGTCTACTTCACGCGGCCGCAGGGGGTGCAGTCGCTGGCCCTGGCCCGTCTGGCGCCGGCGATCACGGTGGAATGTGGGCAGCCGGGGAGCCCGGGGGCGGCGGAGCACGCGGCCGAGCTGATCTCCAGTGCGCTGCACCTGTCGCGCCTGCCGGAGGGGGTGCCCGGGGGGATTTCGGTCTACCACACGGTGGCGGCGGTGCGGATCCCGGAGCAGTGCAGCTTCGGGTTCGGCGATGTGCCGGGGGTCGACCTGCAGCTGATGGATGACCTGGAGCGGTGCAACTTCCGCGATCTGCCCGAGGGTACGGTGTTCGCCCGGGCGGCGCCGGAGTCCCGGGCGTTCTTCACGGTAGAGGACAACGATGGCCGCGAGGCGGCGGCGGAGTTCTTTCAGCGCGATGGCGATACGATCCGCCTGCGCCGTCCGGCCATGCCGGCCATGCTCGCCTGCAATACGGCGGCCATCCGTCAGGATGTGCTCTGCTACCTGATGGAGCCGGTCCACCTGACCGGACGGGCCGGCGGTTGA
- the lipB gene encoding lipoyl(octanoyl) transferase LipB yields the protein MPCALEHIHTRYLGEQPYEPTWTAMRTFTEERSSETRDELWLLQHPPVYTLGQAGRPEHILDTGETPVVHTDRGGQVTWHGPGQLVAYPLLDLRRWGLGVRTLVHALEQSVVSLLAAYGVPSHRREDAPGVYVDGAKVAALGIRVRRGCSYHGLSLNVCNDPAPFERIHPCGYAGLTTTRVHDLGITTPLDRLEVELGIYLLQAIDAASRASRHDRA from the coding sequence GTGCCCTGCGCACTCGAGCACATCCATACCCGCTACCTGGGCGAACAGCCGTATGAGCCGACCTGGACGGCCATGCGCACCTTCACCGAGGAGCGTAGCAGCGAGACCCGGGACGAACTCTGGCTACTGCAGCATCCCCCGGTCTACACGCTGGGCCAGGCGGGACGCCCGGAGCACATCCTGGATACCGGCGAGACGCCCGTGGTTCACACCGATCGGGGTGGGCAGGTCACCTGGCACGGCCCGGGGCAGCTGGTCGCCTATCCGCTGCTCGACCTGCGGCGGTGGGGCCTGGGGGTGCGGACGCTGGTCCACGCTCTGGAGCAGTCGGTGGTCTCGCTGCTGGCCGCCTACGGGGTGCCGTCGCACCGACGCGAGGACGCCCCCGGGGTCTACGTGGACGGCGCCAAGGTAGCAGCCCTGGGGATTCGGGTGCGCCGGGGCTGCAGCTATCACGGCCTGTCGCTGAATGTCTGTAACGACCCGGCCCCCTTCGAGCGCATCCATCCCTGCGGCTACGCCGGTCTGACGACCACGCGGGTGCACGATCTGGGCATCACCACGCCGCTGGATCGCCTGGAAGTAGAGCTGGGGATCTACCTGCTGCAGGCCATCGACGCCGCGTCCCGCGCATCACGGCACGACCGAGCCTGA
- a CDS encoding YbeD family protein, translating into MSEFNADNTPLEFPCQIGVKAMGHAGADLATRVERIAADHATILEVRTTGSRTGRYVSVTVTIEAHSRDQLEGLYRELNADDAIMVTL; encoded by the coding sequence ATGAGTGAATTCAACGCCGACAACACCCCCCTGGAGTTCCCCTGCCAGATCGGGGTCAAGGCGATGGGGCACGCCGGCGCCGACCTGGCCACGCGGGTCGAGCGCATCGCCGCCGACCACGCCACCATCCTCGAGGTGCGGACCACCGGAAGCCGCACCGGTCGCTACGTCTCGGTGACGGTGACCATCGAGGCCCACAGCCGTGATCAGCTGGAAGGGCTGTACCGCGAACTCAACGCCGATGACGCCATCATGGTGACCCTGTAG
- a CDS encoding D-alanyl-D-alanine carboxypeptidase family protein: MMRRTLLRVLVPALLTVGLIPMAMADERWGTPIVESVPTPSPPSVGAPSHLLVDMHSGYILAHRDPEESWEPASLAKIMTAYVVFEELASGHIGLEDKVTVSEKAWRSSGSRMFLEVGTEVTVAELLQGLIVQSGNDAAVALAEHVAGDEETFAQVMNQYASRLGMDNTHYTNATGMPHEQMRTTAQDTARLARAMIDDFPEFYDWYSQRSFEYAGINQHNRNRLLWRDETVDGLKTGYTSSAGYNLVTSAERGGMRLISVVLGTESEDARAQQSLQLLNYGFRFFETHRLYSAGEQLTEARAWMGEGDSVALGIPDNLYVTIPRQEYDNLSASVSVDGQIRAPVEAGAKLGTLKIELAGSVIHEEPLIAMEDVAEGGLWRRMIDQVWLRFE, from the coding sequence ATGATGAGACGAACCCTGCTACGAGTGCTGGTGCCCGCCCTGCTGACCGTCGGGCTGATTCCCATGGCCATGGCCGACGAGCGCTGGGGCACCCCCATCGTCGAATCGGTGCCGACGCCGTCCCCGCCGAGCGTCGGCGCACCCAGCCACCTGCTGGTCGACATGCACAGCGGCTACATCCTCGCCCACCGCGACCCTGAGGAGAGCTGGGAGCCGGCCAGCCTGGCCAAGATCATGACCGCCTACGTGGTCTTCGAGGAACTCGCCTCCGGGCACATCGGGCTTGAGGACAAGGTCACCGTCAGCGAGAAGGCCTGGCGCTCCAGCGGCTCGCGGATGTTCCTGGAGGTCGGCACCGAGGTCACCGTGGCCGAGCTGCTGCAGGGCCTGATCGTCCAGTCCGGCAACGACGCCGCGGTCGCGCTGGCCGAGCACGTGGCCGGCGACGAAGAGACCTTCGCCCAGGTCATGAACCAGTACGCCAGCCGCCTGGGCATGGACAACACCCACTACACCAACGCCACGGGCATGCCCCACGAGCAGATGCGTACCACGGCCCAGGATACGGCGCGCCTGGCCCGAGCGATGATCGATGATTTCCCCGAGTTCTACGACTGGTATTCGCAGCGCTCCTTCGAGTACGCCGGGATCAATCAGCACAACCGCAACCGTCTGCTGTGGCGGGACGAGACCGTCGATGGCCTGAAGACCGGCTACACCAGCTCCGCCGGCTACAATCTGGTCACCTCCGCCGAGCGCGGCGGCATGCGCCTGATCTCCGTGGTCCTCGGCACCGAGAGCGAGGACGCTCGGGCACAGCAGAGCCTGCAGCTGCTCAACTACGGCTTCCGCTTCTTCGAGACCCACCGACTCTACAGCGCCGGGGAGCAGCTCACCGAGGCGCGCGCCTGGATGGGCGAAGGCGACTCGGTGGCCCTGGGCATCCCGGACAACCTCTACGTGACCATCCCGCGCCAGGAATACGACAACCTGAGCGCCTCGGTGAGCGTGGACGGCCAGATCCGCGCACCGGTGGAGGCCGGCGCCAAGCTCGGCACCCTGAAGATCGAGCTGGCCGGGAGCGTCATCCACGAGGAGCCGCTGATCGCCATGGAGGATGTCGCAGAGGGCGGCCTGTGGCGCCGGATGATCGACCAGGTCTGGCTGCGGTTCGAGTAG
- a CDS encoding aminotransferase class IV: MGTPATCYLNGELMALGSARISPLDRGFLFGDGVYEVIPCYGGVPFRLDAHLRRLANSLAAIELPDPLSPAGWPEVLEQVCQANGGGDQSLYVQVTRGCPEQRTHEFPARSEPTVFVMSSPLPAAGAFADGLSTTLLEDLRWARCDIKAVALLPNVLLRQAAVAAGADEAILHRDGWVTEGAASTVFIVRGGELATPALHPGLLPGVTREVILELAEHHGLPCQCRPVARDELHEADEVWLSSATKEVAPVLTIDGHPVGHGTPGPVFEAMRGWFTRLRQETARGR; the protein is encoded by the coding sequence ATGGGCACACCGGCGACCTGCTACCTCAACGGCGAGCTCATGGCGCTCGGCTCGGCGCGGATCTCGCCCCTGGATCGCGGGTTCCTGTTCGGCGATGGCGTCTACGAGGTCATCCCCTGCTACGGCGGGGTGCCGTTCCGGCTCGACGCTCACCTGCGCCGCCTGGCCAACTCCCTGGCGGCCATCGAGCTGCCGGATCCGCTCTCGCCCGCGGGGTGGCCGGAGGTCCTCGAGCAGGTCTGCCAGGCCAACGGCGGCGGTGATCAGTCGCTCTACGTCCAGGTCACCCGCGGCTGCCCGGAACAGCGCACCCACGAGTTCCCGGCGCGCAGCGAACCCACCGTGTTTGTCATGAGTTCGCCCCTGCCGGCGGCCGGCGCCTTTGCCGACGGGCTATCCACCACCCTGCTCGAGGACCTGCGCTGGGCACGCTGCGATATCAAGGCGGTGGCACTGCTGCCCAACGTCCTGCTGCGCCAGGCGGCCGTGGCCGCCGGGGCCGACGAGGCCATCCTGCACCGGGATGGCTGGGTGACCGAGGGCGCGGCGAGCACGGTCTTCATCGTCCGCGGCGGCGAGCTGGCAACCCCGGCGCTCCACCCCGGACTGCTGCCCGGGGTCACCCGGGAGGTTATCCTCGAGCTGGCCGAACACCACGGGCTACCCTGTCAGTGTCGGCCGGTGGCCCGGGACGAGCTGCACGAGGCCGACGAGGTCTGGCTGTCGAGCGCCACCAAGGAGGTGGCCCCGGTGTTGACGATCGACGGGCACCCGGTGGGTCACGGCACCCCCGGTCCGGTCTTCGAGGCGATGCGGGGCTGGTTCACTCGGCTGCGCCAGGAAACCGCCCGCGGGAGATGA
- a CDS encoding septal ring lytic transglycosylase RlpA family protein produces the protein MRSLATALLGLAGGAALLAGCAAPERDELEPPRPDEDPAERVATDGASDRDPEELARLPDAVPQDVPPSRYGNPEQYEVFGETYATMSREEAEGFTQRGRASWYGTKFHGRRTSSGTPYDMYAMTAAHRELPLPTWVEVVNLENDRRAVVKVNDRGPFVDPDERILDLSYAAAVRLDIADQGTAPVQIRVVTPDDPPQSPAKDADAEAGDPPAEGGVETFSVDDEQEPDAIEELLAAQEEADAEPGDETPSSEPPAGVRVRTTDRLLQDAEAVQPIAVYLQTGVFGQRENAERMEARLADLDLEAEVSVEEIGDADGSLHRVRLGPLENLAEIDRVEQGLDEAGIDHYRVSP, from the coding sequence GTGAGGTCGCTGGCCACGGCACTGCTCGGACTCGCCGGCGGGGCGGCGCTGCTGGCCGGCTGCGCGGCACCGGAACGCGACGAGCTGGAGCCGCCACGACCGGACGAGGATCCTGCCGAGCGGGTGGCCACCGACGGGGCCTCGGACCGGGACCCCGAGGAGCTGGCCCGACTCCCCGACGCCGTCCCGCAGGACGTGCCGCCGAGCCGCTACGGCAACCCCGAGCAGTACGAGGTCTTCGGCGAGACCTACGCCACCATGAGCCGGGAGGAGGCCGAGGGCTTCACCCAGCGCGGCCGCGCCTCCTGGTACGGCACCAAGTTCCACGGCCGGCGCACGTCCAGCGGCACGCCCTACGACATGTACGCCATGACCGCCGCCCACCGCGAGCTGCCGCTACCGACCTGGGTGGAGGTCGTCAATCTGGAGAACGACCGCCGCGCCGTGGTCAAGGTCAACGACCGTGGCCCCTTCGTCGACCCCGACGAACGCATCCTCGACCTCTCCTACGCCGCTGCAGTGCGCCTCGACATCGCCGACCAGGGGACCGCACCGGTCCAGATCCGCGTGGTCACCCCGGACGACCCGCCCCAGAGTCCGGCGAAGGACGCCGATGCCGAGGCCGGCGACCCACCGGCGGAGGGCGGTGTCGAGACCTTCAGTGTGGACGACGAGCAGGAGCCCGACGCCATCGAGGAACTGCTCGCCGCGCAGGAGGAGGCCGACGCCGAACCCGGGGACGAGACCCCCTCCAGCGAGCCGCCGGCCGGGGTCCGGGTCCGCACCACCGACCGACTGCTGCAGGACGCCGAGGCGGTCCAGCCCATCGCCGTCTACTTGCAGACCGGGGTCTTCGGTCAGCGCGAGAACGCCGAGCGGATGGAGGCACGGCTCGCTGACCTCGACCTCGAGGCCGAGGTCAGCGTCGAGGAGATCGGCGACGCCGACGGCTCCCTCCACCGGGTTCGCCTGGGCCCGCTGGAGAACCTCGCCGAGATCGACCGAGTGGAGCAGGGTCTGGACGAGGCGGGGATCGATCACTATAGGGTCAGCCCGTAA